From Coffea arabica cultivar ET-39 chromosome 9c, Coffea Arabica ET-39 HiFi, whole genome shotgun sequence, one genomic window encodes:
- the LOC113709082 gene encoding RING-H2 finger protein ATL2-like, whose protein sequence is MGFCDCGMVGDDHFVLCKAALIFGVTRWIFFCAQKLVKQYYMHMFSWSFDHHEPTSQSSSAVHHDHSSSALEMVRDYLSLTTFENIKQRLPEEESHDMSCAVCLKRFKKNDQVWELNNCRHVFHKQCLDRWLLYDARLTCPLCRTSLITMSSSESCSMPQQQQQPSWAVERILYLFGDDLLSPSSYSSGMEDLSY, encoded by the coding sequence ATGGGATTCTGCGATTGTGGGATGGTTGGTGATGATCACTTTGTGCTATGCAAAGCAGCTCTAATCTTTGGAGTGACGAGATGGATCTTCTTCTGTGCTCAGAAACTAGTGAAACAATATTACATGCACATGTTTTCTTGGTCCTTTGACCACCATGAGCCCACATCACAATCTTCATCAGCAGTTCATCATGATCACTCTTCTTCAGCTTTAGAAATGGTGAGAGATTATTTGAGCTTGACAACTTTTGAAAACATCAAGCAGAGGCTGCCAGAAGAAGAAAGCCATGACATGTCCTGTGCAGTTTGCTTGAAGCGTTTCAAGAAGAATGATCAGGTCTGGGAATTGAACAATTGCAGGCATGTCTTCCACAAGCAATGCCTGGATAGATGGCTCCTCTACGACGCCCGGTTAACCTGTCCTCTTTGCAGAACTTCATTGATCACCATGAGTAGTTCAGAGTCTTGTTCCATGccgcagcagcagcagcaacctAGTTGGGCTGTGGAAAGGATTCTTTATCTATTTGGGGATGATTTGCTCTCTCCATCTTCTTACTCATCTGGAATGGAGGATCTGAGCTATTAA
- the LOC113709762 gene encoding L-ascorbate oxidase homolog, whose translation MGSKILSTVAVFLFCLSTSLIVNAEDPYLFYEWNVSYGTIAPLGVPQQVILINGEFPGPRINGTSNNNVNVNVFNNLDEPLLFTWNGVQQRKNSWQEGLLGTSCPIPPGTNHTFRFQVKDQIGSYYYYPSTALHRAAGGYGPLTVVSRDLIPVPFDAPEADYTIMAGDWYSKSHVALRKLLDSGRTLGRPDGVLINGKSGKADGKDEPMFTMIPGKTYRYRVCNVGMKNSLNFRFQGHTMKLVEMEGSHTMQYLYDSLDLHLGQCASVLVTADKEPKDYYFVASTRFTKQILSATATIRYTTGKGPASPELPPAPVGWAWSLNQFRSFRWNLTASAARPNPQGSYHYGQINITRTIRIVNSAGEADGKLRYAINGVSHVDPETPLKLAEYFGVADKVFKYNIIQDEPSADATAKNHAITLAPNVVNATFRNFIEIILENHEKTVQSWHLDGYSFFAVAIEPGTWTPERRKVYNLLDAISRNTIQVYPKSWAAIMLTMDNAGMWNLRSTLLERQYLGQQLYFSVLSPNYSLRDEYNVPDDALLCGIVKDMPKPKPYSV comes from the exons atgggTAGCAAAATTCTAAGTACTGTAGCAGTGTTTCTGTTCTGCCTCTCTACATCATTGATTGTTAATGCTGAGGATCCTTACCTGTTCTACGAATGGAATGTCAGCTATGGCACCATTGCACCCTTGGGTGTTCCACAGCAGGTCATTCTCATCAACGGCGAGTTTCCAGGTCCGAGGATCAACGGCACTTCCAACAACAATGTTAACGTCAATGTCTTCAACAACCTTGATGAGCCTCTCCTTTTCACATGGAATGGTGTTCAGCAGAGGAAGAATTCTTGGCAAGAAGGTTTGTTGGGAACCAGCTGTCCCATTCCTCCGGGGACAAACCACACCTTCCGTTTCCAGGTGAAGGATCAGATTGGTAGCTACTATTACTATCCCTCCACGGCATTGCACAGGGCAGCTGGTGGTTATGGTCCCCTCACCGTGGTCAGCCGTGACCTTATCCCCGTTCCCTTTGATGCACCCGAGGCCGATTACACCATCATGGCGGGTGATTGGTACAGCAAGAGCCATGTCGCCTTGAGGAAGCTGCTGGACAGCGGTCGCACTCTTGGCAGGCCAGATGGTGTCTTGATCAATGGCAAGAGCGGAAAAGCTGACGGCAAGGACGAGCCAATGTTCACCATGATCCCTGGAAAGACCTACAGGTACAGAGTTTGCAATGTAGGAATGAAGAACTCACTCAACTTCAGGTTCCAGGGCCACACAATGAAGCTGGTTGAGATGGAGGGATCCCACACCATGCAATATTTGTACGATTCCTTGGATCTGCACTTGGGACAGTGCGCGTCTGTTTTGGTGACAGCCGACAAGGAACCAAAGGACTACTACTTCGTTGCTTCAACCAGATTCACCAAGCAGATCCTCAGCGCCACCGCCACCATCAGGTACACCACTGGAAAGGGCCCTGCCTCGCCCGAGCTGCCCCCTGCCCCGGTCGGATGGGCCTGGTCTCTCAACCAGTTCCGCTCATTCAGATGGAACCTCACCGCCAGCGCTGCCAGGCCTAATCCACAGGGTTCCTACCACTACGGACAGATCAACATCACCCGCACCATCAGAATTGTGAACTCTGCTGGCGAAGCCGACGGCAAGCTCCGCTACGCAATCAATGGCGTCTCTCATGTTGACCCCGAAACTCCATTGAAACTTGCTGAATACTTTGGCGTTGCAGACAAAGTTTTCAAGTACAACATCATTCAGGACGAGCCATCTGCAGATGCCACGGCCAAGAATCACGCCATCACTCTTGCTCCCAATGTCGTCAATGCCACCTTCCGTAACTTCATCGAGATCATCCTTGAGAACCATGAGAAGACCGTTCAGAGCTGGCACTTGGATGGATACTCTTTCTTCGCTGTTGC GATCGAGCCCGGGACATGGACACCAGAGCGGAGAAAGGTCTACAATCTGCTTGATGCAATCAGCAGGAACACGATTCAGGTGTATCCAAAATCATGGGCAGCCATCATGCTGACTATGGACAATGCTGGAATGTGGAACTTGAGGTCAACTCTGTTGGAGAGGCAATACTTGGGACAGCAGCTCTACTTCAGCGTTCTGTCTCCAAATTACTCTCTCAGGGACGAATACAACGTTCCAGACGATGCTCTCCTGTGCGGTATTGTCAAGGACATGCCTAAACCAAAGCCATACAGCGTATAA
- the LOC113710695 gene encoding probable E3 ubiquitin-protein ligase XERICO has protein sequence MVACDHFVLCKAALIFGVTRWILSWARELVRSYLYIFSWSLEYDEPTLQSSSPIHPSSSGLEMVRNYLSLTTFETVAARLPQEESHNMSCAVCLKQLRKKNQVWELSNCRHIFHKECLDRWLVYDARLTCPLCRTSLISISTSELHSSMQQHQQQPSWAVERILYLFGDDMLCSSSYSP, from the coding sequence ATGGTTGCTTGTGATCATTTTGTACTATGCAAAGCAGCTCTAATATTTGGAGTGACAAGATGGATACTTTCTTGGGCACGAGAATTGGTCAGGAGCTACTTGTACATCTTCTCTTGGTCACTAGAATATGATGAGCCCACATTACAATCTTCATCACCAATTCATCCCTCTTCTTCAGGTTTGGAAATGGTGAGGAATTATCTCAGTTTGACCACATTTGAAACTGTTGCAGCCAGGCTGCCGCAAGAAGAAAGCCATAACATGTCATGTGCTGTTTGCTTAAAGCAATTAAGGAAGAAAAATCAGGTCTGGGAGCTTAGCAATTGCAGGCATATTTTCCACAAGGAATGCTTGGATAGATGGCTTGTTTATGATGCTCGTTTGACATGCCCTCTTTGTAGAACTTCTTTGATCTCCATTAGTACGTCAGAGTTACATTCTTCCATGCAACAGCACCAGCAGCAGCCTAGTTGGGCTGTGGAGAGGATTCTTTATCTGTTCGGGGATGATATGCTGTGTTCATCTTCTTACTCCCCATGA